One Saccharopolyspora erythraea NRRL 2338 genomic region harbors:
- a CDS encoding SWIM zinc finger family protein, which yields MRCASKAKSRRSWSATTRIACTCQWWVEHGGSRGKCKHVLAVDIARGNA from the coding sequence GTGCGGTGCGCATCGAAGGCGAAGTCGCGACGGTCCTGGTCGGCGACCACGCGCATCGCGTGCACGTGCCAGTGGTGGGTGGAGCACGGCGGCAGCCGGGGCAAGTGCAAGCACGTGCTCGCAGTTGACATCGCAAGGGGGAACGCATGA
- a CDS encoding acetate--CoA ligase family protein: MAPNPTPSQADRAPGVAALSGPLLHPASVAIVGASDDPKKTTGRPQRFLAAAGYEGTAWFVNPRRGTVQGVKAYPSLSALPAVPDHVYVMTGADAAVDTVAEAARLGVPVVTVLSSGFAEEGAEGKAREDRLRAAAAQGPTRVVGPSSLGVVNPRNGVMLTGNAAFGEPDTPTGGIFVASQSGSVIGAMVSRARGRGIGFAGLVSTGGEADLSLGEICSATLDDPEITSYALFLESLRHAGDLADFAAAAHRAGKPVAVYKLGRSDEAAALTVSHTGALAGEDSEAEAFFRACGFVRVATFEGLCEAPALLERIPSDGPARPRVGVVTTTGGGAAIMVDQLALRGLSVRGPSRELVERMAAAGAPVPHSLIADLGLAGAKHDVVSAALRELQDSGEFDLVLFVIGSSARLNPELAVQALAERGGHAVPVVGFALPEAPDAANLLASSGVPAFRTPESCADAIAAAFSRRSATIDPKRIAGLPDGTPRLLDEQVSAELLAGVGVPALPSVALKTASIDDEVTLPFGYPVVVKALSDQLAHKTDVGGVVLGVADADALRAAVRKIAVDVAERAGITVDRVLVQPMADKGVGEVLVGYRRSPDVGPVVVLSTGGVQAELYDDSAIRLAPVDRATAQEMIDEVTGLAVLKGHRGTPAGDVPALADAVVALSHLAVEHPSIVEAEANPVLVRTEGVVALDALVRRIDDEKSGRA; encoded by the coding sequence ATGGCACCGAACCCCACACCGTCGCAGGCTGACCGCGCTCCGGGCGTGGCCGCGCTGTCCGGCCCGTTGCTGCACCCCGCGTCGGTCGCGATCGTGGGAGCCTCCGACGACCCGAAGAAGACGACCGGCCGCCCCCAGCGGTTCCTCGCGGCGGCCGGCTACGAGGGCACCGCCTGGTTCGTCAACCCGCGTAGGGGGACAGTCCAGGGGGTGAAGGCGTACCCGAGCCTGTCCGCGCTGCCAGCCGTGCCCGACCACGTCTACGTGATGACCGGCGCCGACGCCGCCGTCGACACCGTGGCCGAGGCCGCCCGCCTCGGCGTGCCGGTGGTCACCGTGCTGTCTTCCGGCTTCGCGGAGGAAGGCGCGGAGGGCAAGGCGCGCGAGGACCGGCTGCGCGCTGCCGCCGCGCAGGGGCCGACCCGGGTCGTCGGCCCGTCCAGCCTCGGCGTGGTCAACCCGCGCAACGGCGTCATGCTCACCGGTAATGCCGCATTCGGCGAGCCGGATACCCCGACCGGCGGCATCTTCGTCGCCTCGCAGTCGGGCAGCGTGATCGGCGCGATGGTGTCCCGGGCGCGCGGCCGCGGGATCGGGTTCGCCGGCCTGGTCTCCACCGGCGGCGAGGCGGACCTGTCGCTGGGGGAGATTTGCTCGGCGACCCTGGACGACCCGGAAATCACCTCCTACGCGCTGTTCCTGGAGTCGCTGCGACACGCCGGTGACCTGGCCGACTTCGCAGCCGCGGCCCACCGCGCGGGCAAACCGGTCGCGGTCTACAAGCTGGGCCGCTCCGATGAGGCGGCGGCGCTCACCGTGTCGCACACCGGTGCCCTGGCCGGGGAGGACAGCGAGGCGGAGGCATTCTTCCGGGCGTGCGGTTTCGTCCGGGTCGCCACTTTCGAGGGCCTGTGCGAGGCGCCGGCGCTGCTGGAGCGGATTCCTTCGGACGGCCCCGCCCGACCGAGGGTCGGCGTCGTCACCACCACCGGCGGCGGCGCGGCGATCATGGTGGACCAGCTGGCGTTGCGCGGCCTGTCCGTGCGCGGGCCCAGCCGCGAGCTTGTCGAACGCATGGCCGCCGCGGGTGCCCCGGTGCCGCACAGCTTGATCGCCGATCTCGGCCTGGCCGGCGCGAAGCACGACGTCGTCTCCGCGGCGCTGCGCGAGCTGCAGGACTCCGGTGAGTTCGACCTGGTCCTGTTCGTCATCGGCTCCTCGGCCCGGCTCAACCCCGAGCTAGCCGTGCAGGCGCTGGCCGAGCGCGGCGGGCATGCCGTCCCGGTCGTCGGTTTCGCACTGCCTGAGGCTCCGGACGCGGCGAATCTGCTCGCATCCTCCGGCGTTCCCGCCTTCCGCACTCCCGAGTCCTGCGCGGACGCGATCGCCGCCGCATTCTCCCGCCGGTCGGCCACCATCGACCCGAAGCGAATTGCCGGTCTCCCTGACGGCACTCCCCGGCTTCTCGACGAGCAGGTCTCGGCCGAGTTGCTCGCCGGTGTCGGTGTGCCGGCCTTGCCGTCGGTGGCGCTCAAAACCGCCTCGATCGACGACGAGGTCACCCTGCCATTCGGCTACCCGGTCGTGGTCAAAGCGCTTTCCGACCAGCTCGCGCACAAGACCGACGTCGGCGGCGTCGTCCTCGGTGTCGCCGACGCCGACGCGCTGCGCGCCGCTGTTCGCAAGATCGCCGTCGACGTCGCGGAAAGGGCCGGAATCACTGTCGACCGGGTGCTCGTGCAGCCGATGGCGGACAAAGGCGTGGGGGAGGTGCTGGTCGGCTACCGGCGTAGCCCGGACGTCGGCCCGGTCGTGGTGCTGTCCACCGGCGGTGTGCAGGCCGAGCTGTACGACGACAGCGCCATCCGGCTGGCCCCGGTGGATCGAGCCACTGCGCAAGAGATGATCGACGAGGTCACCGGTCTGGCTGTGCTCAAGGGGCACCGGGGCACGCCGGCTGGCGACGTCCCGGCTCTGGCCGACGCTGTGGTCGCGCTGTCACACCTCGCGGTCGAGCATCCGTCCATAGTGGAGGCAGAGGCGAACCCGGTGCTCGTGCGCACCGAAGGGGTCGTCGCGCTCGACGCGCTGGTTCGCCGTATCGATGACGAGAAGTCCGGACGTGCGTGA
- a CDS encoding acyl-CoA thioesterase — translation MDHIDMECTDAGPSGDETSLPGVINRTPLVDRIALRREDGCLVGFPVAGFDQRVFGGHLLAQLVLAAGAHAPARRVVESLHACFLRPGRPDEPIAYPVRTVRTGRTRTVLAVGAEQSGRELVTGLVSLGPGETNSSTASVRPPQVPEPESLPSLPQRRAAGLPADGVRLPPHGDWRTASRPLDVRPVDDPPGEPSAPRCLWLRADPVPGAESHLRRAVLAFASDRSLVPVIARARGERADLHRPAASADHAMWFHADPDLGNWLLYVQDCPAAGERGGLARGTLFDRDGRVVASVAQHAVLLD, via the coding sequence GTGGACCACATCGACATGGAATGCACCGACGCCGGACCCAGCGGCGACGAAACCTCTCTTCCCGGAGTGATCAACCGGACCCCGCTCGTCGACCGGATCGCACTGCGCCGCGAGGACGGATGCCTGGTGGGCTTCCCCGTGGCCGGATTCGACCAACGCGTGTTCGGCGGCCACCTGCTCGCCCAACTCGTCCTGGCGGCCGGCGCACACGCACCTGCCCGCCGAGTCGTCGAGTCGCTGCACGCTTGTTTCCTCCGCCCCGGACGGCCAGACGAGCCGATCGCGTACCCGGTCCGCACTGTCCGAACGGGCCGCACCCGCACCGTGCTCGCCGTCGGTGCCGAGCAGTCGGGACGCGAACTGGTCACCGGGCTCGTCTCGCTCGGCCCCGGCGAGACGAACAGCTCCACCGCCTCGGTGCGGCCGCCTCAGGTGCCGGAACCCGAGTCGCTCCCTTCGCTCCCGCAGCGGCGGGCCGCCGGGCTGCCCGCGGACGGGGTCCGATTGCCGCCGCACGGGGACTGGCGCACCGCCTCCCGGCCGCTGGACGTGCGCCCGGTGGACGATCCACCGGGTGAACCATCGGCACCGCGTTGCCTGTGGCTGCGAGCCGATCCGGTTCCGGGCGCCGAGAGCCACCTGCGGCGCGCGGTGCTGGCGTTCGCTTCGGACCGCTCGCTGGTGCCGGTGATCGCCCGGGCCCGCGGTGAGCGGGCGGACCTGCACCGGCCCGCGGCCAGCGCCGACCACGCGATGTGGTTCCACGCCGACCCCGACCTGGGCAACTGGTTGCTCTACGTGCAGGACTGCCCGGCCGCCGGGGAGCGCGGCGGGCTGGCCCGCGGCACCCTCTTCGACCGGGACGGCCGAGTCGTGGCGTCAGTCGCCCAGCACGCCGTGCTGCTCGACTGA
- a CDS encoding 3-hydroxyacyl-CoA dehydrogenase NAD-binding domain-containing protein, which produces MSGDRGPVRVERDGDVAVVVLDNPPVNASTAAVRAGLLDALRATAADETVTGVVLIGAGKHLMSGSDLREFSVDELPEPQLPEVLAAIEAHPRPVVAALSGATLGGGLELALACDRRVALADCRVGLPEVGLGMIPGAGGIVRGLRLLEPDRLLDLVVAAEPIPVGVVGELGLVDEVVTDRLRDAAVAAARSTAKRVLSTLPPRTGKPGLFEETARRLISRHGATPGVLAAAGAVLAATALPATAALRHERAEFTRLRRGPEAAARRHLFFARTAVARAGRPKAGRPIRTVGVVGAGTMGAGIARAFVSAGADVALVDRDPAALERAADQVARAGRDAAARLRTGTALDLLSDADLVVEAVVEDHGVKAAVLGEVAGVVRPGLPLATNTSYLDIDALAATAADPERVLGMHFLAPAHRTGVLEVVRGRATSQDALDHVLSAARLLGKLPVIVGVCDGFVGNRIFSAYRHQCELLVEEGATPRQVDEALLDVGVAMGPFAVADMSGLDVAWHARRRRDAARDPRERYSDLADRLVEKGRLGQKTGAGWYRYVTGDRTPYDDPATEVLIAEARAAQGITPREIGTVEIVERVLTATANEAALVLAEGIATRPGDIDVLMTRGYGFPERLGGPCHWAATRPPAEYAAALQRLGAALGWGFRPGDPDLLS; this is translated from the coding sequence GTGAGCGGCGATCGGGGACCGGTGCGTGTCGAGCGCGACGGCGATGTCGCCGTCGTCGTGCTCGACAACCCGCCGGTGAACGCGAGCACGGCGGCGGTCCGGGCCGGGCTGCTGGACGCGTTGCGGGCGACCGCCGCGGACGAGACGGTGACCGGCGTAGTTCTGATCGGTGCGGGCAAGCACCTGATGTCCGGATCGGACTTGCGCGAGTTCTCCGTCGACGAGCTGCCGGAACCGCAGCTACCCGAGGTCCTTGCCGCGATCGAGGCACATCCGCGGCCTGTGGTCGCGGCGCTGTCCGGCGCTACGCTCGGCGGCGGACTGGAACTCGCCCTGGCCTGCGACCGCCGGGTCGCTCTCGCCGACTGCCGGGTCGGACTGCCCGAGGTCGGCCTCGGGATGATCCCGGGAGCCGGGGGGATCGTCCGCGGCCTGCGGCTGTTGGAACCTGACCGCCTGCTCGACCTGGTGGTTGCGGCCGAACCGATCCCGGTCGGGGTGGTCGGCGAGCTTGGCCTGGTCGACGAGGTCGTCACGGATCGGCTGCGCGACGCCGCGGTGGCCGCGGCCCGGAGCACCGCCAAGCGCGTGCTCAGCACCCTGCCGCCACGGACGGGGAAACCGGGGCTGTTCGAGGAAACCGCCCGTCGGCTGATCTCCCGGCACGGAGCAACCCCGGGCGTCCTGGCCGCGGCGGGTGCGGTGCTGGCCGCGACCGCGCTACCCGCGACGGCGGCACTGCGGCACGAGCGCGCCGAGTTCACCCGGCTGCGGCGCGGGCCCGAGGCCGCCGCCCGAAGGCACTTGTTCTTCGCTCGAACCGCGGTCGCCCGGGCCGGACGACCCAAGGCCGGACGTCCGATCCGGACCGTCGGCGTGGTCGGGGCCGGAACGATGGGTGCCGGCATAGCCCGGGCGTTCGTCTCAGCCGGCGCCGACGTGGCCCTCGTCGACCGCGACCCGGCCGCGCTGGAGCGGGCCGCCGACCAGGTGGCGCGTGCCGGACGCGATGCCGCCGCCCGGCTGCGCACCGGGACCGCGCTCGACCTGCTGTCGGATGCGGATCTGGTGGTGGAGGCCGTCGTCGAGGACCACGGCGTGAAGGCCGCCGTACTCGGCGAGGTCGCCGGCGTCGTCCGACCAGGACTGCCGCTGGCGACCAACACTTCCTACCTCGACATCGACGCGCTGGCGGCGACCGCCGCCGACCCGGAGCGAGTGCTGGGCATGCACTTCCTGGCTCCCGCGCACCGCACTGGCGTGCTGGAGGTCGTGCGAGGACGAGCGACTTCCCAGGACGCGCTGGACCACGTGCTGTCCGCGGCGCGCCTGCTGGGCAAGCTCCCGGTGATCGTCGGAGTCTGCGACGGGTTCGTAGGAAACCGGATCTTCTCCGCGTACCGGCACCAGTGCGAGCTGCTGGTGGAGGAGGGGGCGACGCCGCGGCAGGTGGATGAGGCGCTGCTCGACGTCGGCGTCGCGATGGGCCCGTTCGCGGTGGCCGACATGTCCGGACTCGACGTCGCCTGGCATGCGCGCAGGCGCCGGGACGCCGCCCGGGACCCGCGCGAGCGGTACTCGGACCTGGCCGACCGGTTGGTGGAGAAAGGCAGGCTCGGGCAGAAGACCGGCGCTGGTTGGTATCGGTACGTCACCGGGGATCGCACCCCCTACGACGACCCGGCCACCGAGGTGTTGATTGCCGAGGCCCGCGCCGCCCAGGGGATCACCCCTCGGGAGATCGGCACCGTGGAGATCGTCGAAAGGGTGCTGACTGCCACTGCGAACGAGGCAGCGCTGGTGCTTGCCGAGGGAATCGCGACCAGGCCAGGTGACATCGACGTGCTGATGACACGTGGTTACGGCTTCCCGGAACGCCTCGGTGGACCGTGTCACTGGGCGGCCACCCGACCGCCCGCGGAGTACGCGGCAGCCCTTCAACGGCTGGGTGCGGCTCTCGGATGGGGCTTCCGGCCCGGTGACCCGGACTTGCTGTCCTGA
- a CDS encoding acyl-CoA dehydrogenase family protein, with the protein MTSTLDHPADGADADDLARNDLLDSVNAFAARHLAPGALARAHDPRYPWDIAATLGEQGLLGLTISEEDGGQGAGLRTAVAVIQAVAQHCPKSADILQAGNFGAIRTFAQFGTAEQKAAYLPDLLAGRGLLSLGMSEPEAGSAATELTTSAVEDGDDLVVNGTKIWGTHSVDATLFLVYVRFGPGTRNIGSVLVERGDPGFQVGEPSAYMSGETWAQLYFDDCRIPKSRILLGPGGFKKQMSGFNVERIGNASRSLALGRLAFDLAREHVSHRTQFGRTLNEFQGVQWTFAEAAVALDAADALLARAVANAEDGLPSAYETTVAKYAANTAGFQAADAAMQMMGALGYSTESLVEYCQRRTRGWMIAGGSLEMMKNRIAEEIFGRRFPQRAAS; encoded by the coding sequence ATGACTTCGACCCTCGACCATCCGGCCGACGGTGCGGACGCTGACGACCTGGCCCGCAACGACCTGCTCGACTCGGTCAACGCGTTCGCCGCGCGGCACCTGGCCCCCGGCGCGCTGGCGCGGGCGCACGACCCGCGCTATCCCTGGGACATCGCCGCCACGCTGGGGGAGCAGGGCCTGCTGGGCCTGACGATCTCGGAGGAAGACGGCGGACAGGGAGCCGGGCTGCGCACCGCGGTCGCGGTGATCCAGGCGGTCGCCCAGCACTGCCCGAAGAGCGCCGACATCCTGCAGGCAGGCAACTTCGGCGCCATCCGCACCTTCGCCCAGTTCGGCACCGCCGAGCAGAAGGCGGCGTACCTGCCCGATCTCCTCGCGGGACGAGGTCTGCTCTCGCTCGGCATGAGCGAGCCCGAGGCGGGGTCGGCAGCCACCGAACTCACCACCAGTGCCGTGGAGGACGGCGACGACCTCGTCGTCAACGGCACCAAGATCTGGGGCACGCACAGCGTGGACGCCACCCTGTTCCTGGTCTACGTCCGCTTCGGCCCCGGCACCCGCAACATCGGGTCGGTGCTGGTCGAACGCGGTGACCCCGGCTTCCAGGTCGGTGAACCGTCGGCCTACATGAGCGGCGAGACCTGGGCCCAGCTCTACTTCGACGACTGCCGCATCCCGAAGTCGCGGATTCTGCTCGGCCCTGGTGGGTTCAAGAAGCAGATGAGCGGCTTCAACGTCGAGCGCATCGGCAACGCCTCCCGCTCGCTGGCGCTGGGCAGGCTCGCGTTCGACCTCGCCCGCGAACACGTGTCCCACCGCACCCAGTTCGGCCGCACGCTCAACGAGTTCCAGGGTGTGCAGTGGACGTTCGCCGAGGCCGCTGTCGCGTTGGACGCCGCCGACGCCCTGCTCGCCCGTGCGGTGGCCAACGCCGAGGACGGGCTGCCTTCGGCCTACGAGACCACCGTCGCGAAGTACGCCGCCAACACAGCTGGGTTCCAGGCGGCCGACGCGGCGATGCAGATGATGGGCGCGCTGGGCTACAGCACCGAATCGCTGGTCGAGTACTGCCAGCGCCGCACCCGCGGCTGGATGATCGCCGGCGGGTCGCTGGAGATGATGAAGAACCGCATCGCGGAGGAGATCTTCGGCCGCCGGTTCCCGCAGCGGGCGGCGTCGTGA
- a CDS encoding ABC transporter substrate-binding protein — protein sequence MPETTTSPRRGAHRVCSTGLLALLAVVSLLVSACGGSVHNTPAARAAKLLAPAQVDATDGLTIDGEKIADKALYEAARGEKLVLYSAAGKEAEDLTLARFTAETGIQVELTRLPNNKLAERALSEHGAGRLGADVIRLTDPRTARDFGEAGVYVPYRTPFHDKLAAAGATVDANWFPAYYFVNAMAYNSAIHIQNPPDGWEDLADPRYEGQLGIVAITTGGTLQALTRFQIEEFGPQYLDRLAAQRPRVFNSTSTEVDALARGEISIATVSFNNAFGAQSHGAPIRLVVPEEGVSASEGPLGLTPKGADNPAAQVFANWSLSKSGQKFVGSQGFVPVRTDIGPVRAGEYELPTADSPRFHLLDEDGFARHAEADEKLWKQKFDFIG from the coding sequence GTGCCTGAGACGACGACGTCCCCCCGCCGCGGAGCGCACCGGGTGTGCAGCACGGGGCTGCTGGCCCTCTTGGCCGTGGTGAGCCTGCTGGTGTCGGCCTGCGGAGGATCGGTGCACAACACACCGGCTGCTCGCGCGGCCAAGCTGCTCGCCCCGGCGCAGGTGGACGCCACCGACGGCCTGACCATCGACGGCGAGAAGATCGCCGACAAGGCGCTTTACGAGGCCGCCAGGGGCGAGAAGCTGGTGCTGTACTCGGCCGCGGGCAAGGAGGCCGAGGACCTCACGCTGGCGCGGTTCACCGCGGAGACCGGCATCCAAGTCGAGCTGACCCGGCTGCCGAACAACAAGCTGGCAGAGCGAGCACTGTCCGAGCACGGTGCCGGCCGTCTCGGGGCGGACGTGATCCGGCTGACCGATCCGCGCACCGCACGCGACTTCGGCGAGGCCGGGGTGTATGTGCCCTACCGGACGCCGTTCCACGACAAGCTGGCCGCGGCGGGCGCCACGGTCGACGCGAACTGGTTCCCGGCTTACTACTTCGTGAACGCGATGGCCTACAACTCCGCCATCCACATCCAGAATCCGCCGGACGGCTGGGAGGACCTCGCCGACCCCCGCTACGAAGGGCAGCTCGGGATCGTCGCGATCACCACCGGCGGCACCCTGCAGGCGCTCACCCGGTTCCAAATCGAGGAGTTCGGCCCGCAATACCTCGACCGCCTGGCTGCTCAGCGGCCCCGGGTGTTCAACTCCACCTCGACCGAAGTGGACGCCCTGGCCCGGGGAGAGATCTCGATCGCGACCGTCAGCTTCAACAACGCCTTCGGCGCGCAGAGCCACGGTGCACCCATCCGTCTGGTCGTTCCGGAGGAAGGTGTCTCGGCCTCCGAAGGCCCGCTCGGGCTGACCCCGAAAGGAGCGGACAACCCGGCCGCCCAGGTGTTCGCCAACTGGTCGCTGTCCAAGTCCGGCCAGAAGTTCGTCGGCTCCCAAGGCTTCGTCCCGGTCCGCACCGACATCGGTCCGGTCCGCGCCGGTGAATACGAGCTGCCGACGGCCGACTCACCGCGCTTCCACCTGCTCGACGAGGACGGCTTCGCCCGGCATGCGGAGGCCGACGAAAAGCTGTGGAAGCAGAAGTTCGACTTCATCGGCTGA
- a CDS encoding ABC transporter permease, with product MTTTPTRPAPAAAPPDADVPRRRRRNPIPLRTRVLGLPLLAFISFLVLVPAALIVVAAFATDVPRPGNSGLAFTLENLRVLAAEGVLVAAGNSLLIAVGATVLALAIGGALAFVAARTDARARGFLYLIGLMPLFLPSYVGALAWSILASPGAGLINVAFRDLGATGPVVNVYTIVGVVVVMAMYYAPYAFLMIHSSMSLMNPDLEDAAGVHGSPTWRTIRSITLPLSLPAILGSGLLIFVLVFENFPVSQVLATPGGIDTLPTFIYKLMNSTPSRGNEAAVIAIVLVAVVLAVTWMQRRYLANRSFTTVSGKGVKARTIALGRWRTPALVVAVGYFALSIVLPLLALLLSAVRSSPYMSSFGELAEPGALDASSFATALTSDGFLGAATNSVVVSVAAAAIGTALAFVVGYVVYRTKSCGRGALENVSMVPLAIPHVVLGIGLLWTWLVMPLPVYGTLAVLIIGFVAVQMPQGFRGIAASIRATDRDLEDSAVMLGARRSRAIAVITVPLLRVSVLSTFLLLLMLSMRELTVPLFLYTSDTEILSIAIYDQFENGGALQEASATALIYCAIMFLLSYLPRRFGAGPGGHGA from the coding sequence ATGACCACGACCCCGACCAGACCCGCCCCCGCGGCGGCCCCACCGGATGCCGACGTGCCGCGCCGCAGACGCCGCAATCCGATCCCGCTGCGAACCCGGGTCCTCGGGCTGCCGCTGCTGGCGTTCATCTCCTTCCTGGTCTTGGTCCCCGCGGCGCTGATCGTGGTGGCCGCGTTCGCCACCGACGTGCCCCGGCCGGGCAACTCCGGGCTGGCCTTCACGCTGGAGAACCTGCGGGTCCTCGCGGCTGAGGGAGTGCTCGTCGCGGCGGGCAACTCGCTGCTCATCGCGGTCGGCGCCACGGTGCTGGCGCTGGCGATCGGCGGGGCGCTCGCCTTCGTCGCCGCCCGGACCGACGCCAGAGCCCGCGGCTTCCTCTACCTGATCGGCCTGATGCCGCTGTTCCTTCCGTCCTACGTGGGCGCGCTGGCCTGGTCGATCCTGGCCAGCCCGGGCGCGGGGCTGATCAACGTCGCGTTCCGCGACCTCGGTGCGACAGGACCGGTCGTGAACGTCTACACCATCGTCGGCGTCGTCGTGGTGATGGCGATGTACTACGCGCCCTACGCCTTCCTGATGATTCACAGCTCGATGTCGCTGATGAATCCCGACCTTGAGGACGCGGCCGGCGTGCACGGCAGCCCGACCTGGCGCACCATCCGCTCGATCACCTTGCCGCTGTCGCTGCCGGCCATCCTGGGCTCCGGCCTGCTGATCTTCGTGCTCGTGTTCGAGAACTTCCCGGTCTCGCAGGTGCTGGCCACCCCGGGCGGGATCGACACGCTGCCGACCTTCATCTACAAGCTGATGAATTCCACCCCGTCGCGGGGCAACGAGGCCGCGGTGATCGCGATCGTGCTCGTCGCGGTGGTATTGGCGGTCACCTGGATGCAGCGCCGCTACCTGGCCAACCGCTCGTTCACCACGGTGTCGGGCAAGGGCGTCAAGGCCCGCACGATCGCGCTGGGCCGCTGGCGGACCCCGGCGCTGGTCGTCGCGGTGGGCTACTTCGCACTGTCGATCGTGCTGCCCCTGCTCGCACTGCTGTTGTCGGCGGTCCGGAGCTCGCCGTACATGAGCTCGTTCGGCGAGCTAGCCGAGCCGGGTGCGCTCGACGCCAGTTCGTTCGCCACAGCACTGACTTCCGACGGGTTCCTCGGGGCAGCCACCAACAGCGTCGTGGTCTCGGTCGCCGCCGCGGCCATCGGCACTGCGCTGGCCTTCGTGGTCGGCTACGTGGTGTACCGCACCAAGTCCTGCGGTCGCGGTGCGTTGGAGAACGTGTCGATGGTCCCGTTGGCCATCCCGCACGTCGTGCTCGGTATTGGCCTGCTCTGGACCTGGCTCGTCATGCCGCTGCCGGTATACGGCACGCTCGCGGTGCTGATCATCGGCTTCGTCGCCGTTCAGATGCCGCAGGGGTTCCGGGGTATCGCCGCCTCGATCCGGGCCACCGACCGGGACCTGGAGGACAGCGCCGTCATGCTCGGCGCGCGCCGCAGCCGCGCGATCGCCGTGATCACCGTGCCGCTGCTGCGGGTCTCGGTGCTCTCCACATTCCTCCTCCTGCTCATGCTGAGCATGCGTGAGCTGACCGTGCCGCTCTTTCTCTACACCTCCGACACCGAGATCCTCTCGATCGCCATCTACGACCAGTTCGAGAACGGCGGCGCGCTCCAGGAGGCCTCGGCCACCGCGCTCATCTACTGCGCGATCATGTTCCTGCTCAGCTACCTGCCCCGCCGGTTCGGCGCGGGCCCAGGAGGCCACGGTGCCTGA
- a CDS encoding ABC transporter ATP-binding protein has translation MRVGVEALELTYGEHRAVKNLDLTIPDGSSVVLLGQSGCGKTSTMRCIAGLESPSGGRITIGERTVYDGASGMSVPSHKRNVGMVFQSYAVWPHMTVLDNVAFPLKMKGAGRAEARRKAVGVLDVVGLGHLGERGASMLSGGQMQRVALARSMAMEPAVLLLDEPLSNLDARLRDELRVELRRIQVERGLTSLYVTHDQQEALSLADRIAIMQGGRITQLGTPEQIYAAPASASIASFLGVTNVFEVEKCEGNRVLLAGHGQELVVDDIGAGGAGSRFACIRPEHVRVDPGTPGETDPPSVNRLHGTVEVAVFQGASIRCTVRTGAGLAVEAICPPPTTGTLTAGTEVSLRIEAPAVRLLPEHVADAQEPQEVVAA, from the coding sequence ATGAGGGTTGGTGTCGAAGCACTGGAGCTCACCTACGGGGAGCACCGAGCCGTGAAGAACCTGGACCTGACGATCCCCGACGGCAGTTCTGTCGTCCTGCTGGGGCAGTCGGGGTGTGGGAAGACGAGCACCATGCGGTGCATCGCCGGTCTCGAGTCGCCTTCCGGCGGCCGGATCACCATCGGCGAGCGGACGGTGTACGACGGGGCGAGCGGGATGTCGGTCCCGTCGCACAAGCGCAACGTCGGCATGGTCTTCCAGTCCTACGCCGTCTGGCCGCACATGACCGTGCTCGACAACGTCGCGTTCCCCCTGAAGATGAAGGGGGCCGGCCGAGCCGAGGCCCGGCGCAAGGCCGTCGGGGTGCTCGACGTCGTCGGCCTGGGCCACCTGGGCGAGCGTGGGGCCAGCATGCTCTCCGGTGGCCAGATGCAGCGGGTCGCGCTGGCCCGATCGATGGCCATGGAGCCTGCGGTGCTGCTGCTGGACGAGCCGCTGTCCAACCTCGACGCGCGGTTGCGCGACGAGTTGCGGGTCGAGCTGCGCCGGATCCAGGTGGAGCGCGGTCTGACCAGCCTCTACGTCACCCACGACCAGCAGGAGGCGCTCTCGCTCGCCGACCGGATCGCCATCATGCAAGGCGGCCGGATCACCCAGCTCGGCACGCCGGAGCAGATCTACGCCGCTCCGGCCAGTGCGTCCATCGCGAGTTTCCTCGGCGTCACCAACGTCTTCGAGGTCGAGAAGTGCGAGGGCAACCGGGTTCTTCTGGCCGGCCACGGTCAGGAGCTCGTGGTCGACGACATCGGCGCCGGCGGCGCCGGCTCGCGTTTCGCGTGCATCAGGCCCGAGCACGTCCGCGTCGACCCGGGCACTCCCGGGGAGACCGACCCGCCGTCGGTGAACCGGTTGCACGGCACCGTCGAAGTGGCGGTCTTCCAGGGAGCTTCGATCCGCTGCACCGTGCGCACCGGCGCCGGTCTGGCGGTGGAGGCGATCTGCCCGCCGCCCACGACCGGCACGCTCACCGCTGGGACCGAGGTCTCGCTCCGCATCGAAGCCCCCGCCGTCCGGTTGCTGCCAGAGCACGTCGCCGACGCGCAGGAGCCGCAGGAGGTCGTTGCCGCATGA